From one Prochlorococcus marinus str. MIT 0912 genomic stretch:
- a CDS encoding FAD-binding oxidoreductase: protein MAYSETKVVIGGLAHIPIIIGFFYLIRRQYSFGAMLRTGKNAFSEKVTATSKKTAAPAKAAAPAKAAPPAKAAAPAKAAVPAKKPHADVPVNTYKPKAPFTGTVTENYSALKEGAIGKVQHITFDLSGGDPDFKYVEGQSCGILAAGEDAKGKPHRPRLYSIASTRYGDNFAGNTLSLCVRQLQYEKDGETINGVCSTYLCNLSPGDKVKISGPVGKEMLLPEEEDSNIIMLATGTGIAPMRAYLRRMFEPTEIEKHKWNFKGKAWLFMGAPKTANLLYDADFEHYKSKFPENLRYTKAISREQQNSKGGRMYIQDRVLEHAEEIFNMIENPKTHIYLCGLKGMEPGIDEAMTTAAAAKGLDWSELRPKLRKAGRWHAETY, encoded by the coding sequence ATGGCTTACTCAGAGACAAAGGTAGTTATTGGTGGTCTTGCACATATTCCTATCATAATTGGTTTTTTCTACCTAATACGCAGGCAATATTCTTTTGGTGCAATGCTGAGGACTGGCAAGAATGCTTTTAGCGAAAAAGTTACAGCTACTTCTAAAAAAACCGCTGCACCTGCTAAAGCTGCCGCACCTGCTAAAGCTGCCCCACCTGCTAAAGCTGCCGCACCTGCTAAAGCTGCTGTACCTGCAAAGAAACCTCATGCAGATGTACCAGTTAATACCTACAAACCAAAAGCACCTTTCACAGGGACAGTAACTGAAAATTATTCAGCACTCAAAGAAGGAGCTATAGGGAAAGTTCAACACATAACTTTTGATTTATCTGGAGGAGATCCTGATTTCAAATATGTTGAAGGTCAAAGTTGCGGAATACTTGCAGCAGGTGAAGACGCAAAAGGTAAGCCACACAGACCAAGACTTTATTCAATCGCAAGCACAAGATATGGCGATAACTTTGCAGGTAACACACTCTCATTATGTGTTCGCCAACTTCAGTACGAAAAAGATGGTGAAACAATAAATGGTGTTTGCTCTACCTATTTGTGCAATTTATCCCCGGGAGATAAAGTCAAAATTAGTGGACCTGTAGGGAAAGAGATGCTTCTTCCAGAGGAAGAAGATTCAAACATAATAATGCTTGCTACAGGTACTGGGATAGCTCCAATGAGAGCTTATTTAAGAAGGATGTTTGAACCTACTGAAATTGAAAAACATAAGTGGAATTTCAAAGGCAAAGCTTGGCTATTCATGGGTGCACCAAAAACAGCCAATCTTCTCTACGATGCAGATTTTGAACACTACAAATCTAAATTCCCTGAGAATCTTAGATACACTAAAGCAATCAGCAGAGAACAACAGAATTCAAAGGGAGGAAGAATGTATATTCAAGACAGGGTTCTTGAACACGCGGAAGAAATATTCAATATGATTGAAAATCCTAAAACTCATATTTATTTATGTGGCTTAAAAGGAATGGAGCCAGGTATAGATGAAGCAATGACAACTGCAGCAGCTGCGAAAGGTCTAGACTGGTCAGAACTTAGACCTAAACTTAGAAAAGCTGGTAGATGGCATGCTGAGACTTATTAA